The sequence below is a genomic window from Tubulanus polymorphus chromosome 1, tnTubPoly1.2, whole genome shotgun sequence.
CGATAAACCAACGATAAATGTTAATAACATACATGATTCCCCGGAAAAAGGCTGCCTTCATAAAAGCCTCTATATGACACTATGAATCAAGGCAAGTCATTGAGGAACTTTAACAAGTAACCATAATTCCGGGAAGGGTCAATATCCAGAGTAAGACTATTCTTTAATTGATTCGATTGTTATTAACTAAACTTTCGAAATTACCCATGTGAATTCCCTTGCATCTACATGGTCCTATATCGGTGTGATGACGTACATTCTTATGACAAGATGAACAGTAAAACAAAACCCTGAAAAAAAGCCCGATAGAACATCATAAAACAATGGACattacatataataatgatataaatttgGAGTATACGTAGACTCTTAATCGAAAGTCCAAGGTTGGAGTTAGTATATTTAGTGGAATTCAACGCACACGAATTTCAGAATAGCTACGTATAAGTCAATCTGATTATAatcatgatttatatattCCATACAGCCCGAATAGAATGTCTCAGACCCTGGAGGTGAAATTACTGGAATTACTAGTTCCCACGAATAAATTATCCGTTTGATCGGAATAATGAATACCAGTCTATGTAATCATAAAAATTATACATTAAGCCAACACTTAGCTTTAGTAAAAATCGAGCAAGAAAGGGAGCTCAGTACGACCATAGGCGTAGAAACTAGTTTATGCGTTACCTGTGAACTTGAGACTCGTCTTGAGCAACGAAGTAGCCCTGTGTGGTATCTAATATTATATTCGTCTCTTCATCTGTAGGGTTGATGAGGACAGTCTTGGATGCTCTTGATTTAGATTTACAGAGTACATCAATCGCGATTAAAATCAGATCCAACTTGTTATAACAAATCCTGTAGATGAAAGTAGTATTTTATGAGTTTGACTCATGATCATAAGCCATGATAATAGGCCATCTATCAGTTTGTGGTGACTTACTCAGCAGCTTCATGGAAAGTCATTCCTTGAAAGGACTTAGAAAAATACgacgtatatatttcaaaagcaGCACTACGACTGTAGTTATCTTGCCAGCGATGGTGGTGTTTATGTTTGGACCTACAGCCACTGGGGCAAAgctgaaatttagaaaaaggtGATGCCGTTTAGATTATACTCAGACAATTGTAAGATAATAagtaaatggaaaaaaattctaaaagtGATTTATAAATAAACGATTGCATGCCGAGTGCCAGGGTGATTCACCGggtatcaaaacattttgcaTGTACAATAAACGATACACAATAAtgtaaatatgattacaaaggTATATCGCGATAAAACCAGTTctgatgaaaagaaaaaaaaaatgaaatgaagcatGATGTGTAGTGACAGGCTAGGCCTAAATTTGAAAGTCGTAAACAATATCATTCAATATCTTTCATTTAGCAAATGATTAGTTGTACTGTCTTTGTAGTGACGGGTGGTTTATAAATCATTACCAATCTACTTCCGGAACTGGTGTCGGTATATGAAGTCAATGTGTATAGATTCGCCAGCAGAGTTGAGAATCCAGGAGCCAGACAGTTCTGGGCCATGAAGCCCAATTTCAGTTCAGATAAACATACGGCCATATCGCCATCCTGTGGTCGCCATCCCGGGATCGTCAGTAAATAACCCTACTCGCCAAAAACATTgtaaacaaaacatttttctgTTAATCATATAGAATCAAAAGTATACATTTATCACAGGTACCAAAACGCTATTACATACTACTTCCTCAgtgataaatattttacttATCTATAATGGATCTACAACTTCGATGTATGTGATTAACTTGATTCAAACTAATTGAATGTGTAACGATACTAACAATATTAGAACATGTGCAAACCTTGTTTTGATATTGAAGAATCTGGACCAGAACGCGTACATCGGACTCGAAATCTTTGATTGCGATGACTTTCATAATGGCGGACGCATCTTCGGCATCTGGGTCGTTAGTGTATTTGTCACTCATTACGATACAAGCATCGGCATCAGACATCTATATAGATAATTCATCATGTGACGTAAAACTGAATTTTGAAGGAATGTGGTTTTGTGTTTGTGGTGTTGtaattttggaaaaattagTCTATATCATAGGCTAACGTTTTAGAAAGAAAATTGGTGAAATGAACCTTTGCGCGTTCCAAGTCATTGACATTCATGACAGTGCCTTGTAAGAACACCATATTCAATTTATATCTTTTCATCACAGCTTCCAATTCTATATGTGGCGTAAAACtagaaagaagaaaaagaaaagcgTCACTGTTATGAGTCCCAATGATAATACATTTTCTTCCATTCATTTACGGATCGGAAAACCATTACCCAGCGAGAAcgacaattttcagatgtttgtCGACAACTCGGTCTTGATGTAACAAATCTTTCATGAATGTTTTCAGAGTTTGCACGCTAATGTGACCGCAAACCACGATATGCCTGGATAAAACGGTGTAggatttcatgaaaataaaaacttatCATGAAACACATAATAGAAATTGTGAATGTTTTTATTAACACTAACCTTTCGCCGAAGTTTTTGTTGAAACGAGCTCTCTTGTAGAACATTTCGGCTCCTCCGGTTATGTTGGAAGCTAATTCAGGGATAAAACTGGCAAACATACCCTAAAAACCGATCAAACCGAACAAATGAAATGCGTATACACGAATCTATCGAACCACCAAAAATAATCTTCGACGAATTCAATGAGTTATGTgagaaatattcataattaccAGAGCTGATATGATGAAAAGGATGCTGAATAGACGCCCTAGATAGGTATTACTGGAGTAATCACCATAACCGACCGTCGACATAGTAACCAACAGAAAGTAGACACATTCGAAAAAACTCCAGTCTTGAGAATGGGTCTCAGCCGCCCAGAAATCACCTCGATTCTCAATCTATAATATTTAGAGCAATGACACTATAGATAATTTTCAGAAAGTATCAACGAAATAATTGATTATCTATAGATATCACGATCATGATTTGTGATGTAATGGGGGTATTTTGTAAAAGCAGCCATCCTTATAAGCAGCCTTAAACAGCAGCAACACGTGTTCTTGGCGACAATTTACATCTCTcaataaagaaaatacaacTATTTCAAGTAAAACACTTACCAAGTGAATGATACCTGAACCTACTAACCAGACACTGAGGAACACGCTAAGCAGCTCAGCGATGCGGATACTCCTCTTAGTTCGGATAAGATTGATTGCTTGTAGACATTCGGCTATGTTTATCAACCCGAAAGCCCTGACAAAACGAAGCCCTATCGATAGAGATAGAATGAAAACATTTAGGCTGAGTGGCCAActaaagattttatgaatcaaAACGATGGTCCGGTATTCGTTTAGGGTACATAATATACCTGTCCAGTCTCGACCAAGTACGAACCCCACAATCATCGGTGGGATGGTAAAATGATCCATTATGGACATCGTCGTCAGCCATGACACAGCTTTCCTGCGACTTGCAATGAACTGTGTaacatgaaatcaaatttagtttatttcttttcttttttttttgtggcATTAATTCGTATCTTCTGAGATAAGTGTCATCAACATACCCGAATTATGAAATGTACAAGGAAGTAAAGATTAAATGCGACGTCTGTACAAATCCATGGATCTTTGAACCATTTGATGCAGCGTTCTAAGTCTGCATACTCGCTAAAAGTATAACAAATACGTATCTATGATATCACATTTATCAGAAACATCAAGAAAATGATTCACAATAAAGAAAGTGGAAATCATCAAACGGTTTTACGATTTTTATTGTTACTAATAAATAACAGTTCTTTTGTTTCGGAATTCCTTTACTTTTTCAAGTTCTCTGAATAACCAACTCGATAATTCTGAATAAATATCAGGTATGTTTAAGTTTACCTAACTCGGGAGATATATTTGAAGACACACAATGTAATTGAATAGAGAACCCCGATTTTGTACAAGCACGCTTCATTTTAATGTAATATTCAATGTCAAGTCGAAGGTATGTGATACACATTACTTCAAACCAAATATTGACCCGGGAATTTGAGTTTCCTACGAGGATACTTAGATTTACAATAGACGTGAAGCACACGAGATTAGTGTTCAGAAAAAAAGTCAAGATTTTAGGCGAGGCAAAGTGTGGCGCGGACAAGAATTGAATATCGGGTAAACGAGATAAAATGCGCAGTATTTTATGTCTGACGAGTAAATAAAACTTTGCACTTTCTTaatataatagaacaatgaAGGCATAGCATgatatttttctattatttgtATATCTTTGTGCTGCGACAAATTGGCATATTAGATTAATCAATGGCATAAGAATCAAGTGATTGGACGCCATTCTTTCAGATAGATGAATTTGTTGCCATCCGGAAGAGCCATTGAGCTTGAAAAGTGACTTCAATGGAATCCAATTAAGTTATATATTGCCATTTGGTTGTATTCCCAGGATGAATGGTGTCATAAGAGttgatatgaaaatcattcattctcTACATGAGTTTCCTCTGGTCTTAGTAAGATAAAAAAGTCTTTCTACGGAAAATTCACCAACACTATCCGATTCCCTTTCACGAATAAACTTATCCTGAtatttcatgacattttcTCGTTTGGATGtacaaatatttaatatatttatttctatttacgTCATCATTCATGACGTCTGATTCGTGTAAAAGGAATGCACGAGTCAACAATGTATTTTCACCAAGCACTTGATATCGAAACTCTTAAAAACAAACTTACCCTTCTGCTAACGTTGTCGCCCTAATATAGATTACAAATGATCCCACGCTGCTTAGGACATGGATCACggtctgaaatgatagggaTAATAAATGCAATTTGCTTATAGGAACAATTCGTCACACATTTTGTTTTCTTCGCAATTATCCTTCTATAATCATGGGATGTATgaagatattttgtaaattcaaCATAATTTCTTATATCTAATGGTTGTAACGCACGACTTGGCTTTGAGTTCGATATATTGCTTGGGACGCATTATTATTATGAGAAAAGTTCtacgaatgaaaataaaattccagGGTAAGTGTCTCGGCCATTGTTTCCGTTGAACTTCTTAACTGCAATTTTGAGAACCTTGTTGACAGTTTAATGGTAATATTTCATGAAAGCCTTACACTTAACAAATATGCAAATGAATTAAGCCACACGCCTGAAAATATTTGCACGGTCATCAATCACGGGAAATCACCTCacgaaacaaaaattttgaaagtaACATATAAAGTGATTTGATTACTTATCATCAATTATTGAAAGGGTATGCGAGTTCGTGTATATATTCGGCGATGTTTGACGATGATCGCTTTCGGTGTTAAATGATATGCCAAAATATGTCGGGTTCTAATCTTTAGGTCAGGTTCGCCCCTAAATGATTGGCTTATGTTTGGTTTATATTAAGGTGTTTTTTAATCAGTCATACCTTACAGTAGGATTCCTTCCTGTCAATGATTTTTagtaaattgtttttcatgaCATAAGTAAATAGCGTTAGTCAATACTTCGGGGCAGCGaagattttttcaatcagTGTCGTTATGTTAAAACTGTTTGAACTATATTCATGTTTAATAGTGCGACTAAGCCAAGGGTCTCCGCAATTGTGGATACCAGATTtttggggccggttgctcaaaagttggttaaagataaccggcggaaaataccagaaaatacaatgaacttttaatcgtCACTATGTCGACCcgctggttaactctaaccaacatttaagcaaccggccccagaggTGGCTAACAAACATCGATCTAGAAAATCGCATGCGTTTTCTTTTGGTATGGCATATGCAGTAAATCACTAAATAATCCGACTTTTCAAATTGCATTTAGTTTTATCAACTTCTAGTCCTTATTTTATGGACAAACACTTACCATAGACTTTCCTAGAAAATTCTGACAGGCGACAAGTTCCTCACACACTCGTATTACTCTCAAATATCCCTTCGTACATGTATTTATGTCATCACTGTCTCCTTTCTTGCGCTGGCATGCGGATTTACGAAACAGATAGTATAGACATTCACTGAGTAACAGAACGAACAGTCCACCAAATAGAGATATAGCAGCCGATGCAAGGAAATAGTACCATTTTTCATCTTTACATACATCTGGGTATGGATTACGAGGGGTAGTTGTCGGAGGTGACACAGAGGAGTTCATGTTCGTTCAAAACTAAAATTCCGAcctctgaaattccaaaagtAGCTTGTTATTTAAGTGTTGCAAATGACTTCTACTCTTATTGTGGAGTAAATCTGTCTCTATCTAAGTCTATCGTCATTTCTTATATATTCGAATAAATTGTTTATTCATAAGAAACTCCATAAATTCAAGAAACCGATTTCATTAGATATCAACTTACCATAAAGTTGTTCTGTTTATTCATTATCTAGAGAGTTAGGCTCGCAGAATTGAGAGAAACTCACGTAAAGGATCAGTTGAAATGACAAGCATGCGACATTCCAGGCCCGCAAATTGCACTAATCTGAATATGACTAATAAAGTTTCCCTTTCTCAATAGCGTATTGGTTGCTATAGCAGGGAGCCAAACTTCATCATCGACTCTGTTTTCGAGTATCAATGGGCGACGTGAACAAAACATAATCACAAATTGTAAACGATTGGGACTTTGAATGTCATAATAAGATCTTATGATGAGTCCTATTGAGATTTTACTTTCAAGAATGATACTCGTGATTATATACTAAGATGAACAGACAACTTAAATGCGACCCATTGGCGTTGGACACATtcattatcagttaatttgtCCCGTATTCTTTTGATCCCACCACATATGATGATATCAATGGTTTAAACTAAATGAGGCATCGGactaatgatattttcatcactCTTGAATTAAAAAGCCTGTAAGTATCATCCGGTACAAGATACGGAATTCCTCGTCTATCTATATAGGGCgatttttttctttagaaTAGAATGATCGTTGATCGTATCCCAATTAAATCATATCTATCTAGCATACATACCTTATGTTCGATACAGATGACGCATATATCTTTCCCGCTGCCGACTATCAGTTGTGAGTTGACGGTGTTCTTGTTACTTATTATATGTGCAATGAATAGCGAGAAAGTCGCAGTATATATAGGAAATACTTTTACTACTAAAGAACCACACCGTCAGTAACCTAAATAACGAGTACTTTAAAAACAGCTATAACCCTTCTAACGTTGTCTTCGCGTGTCGCACAGTGCGAGGTATTTCGCATCTATGAAGTAGTATATGGTAATACCTCCGGCGTTTAAGTCAGTAAATCTGTACAAATGTGTTTATTAGTGCGATAAGAGGTTTGGTCACACAAGGCATCGATTTTCGGCTAAGCCTATATCAGTTCAAACCTTTGGAACAATTTGTAAAAGCTCTTCAACTTTATCACAGTGTGTATCTATTACTCGAAGTCTTAGGTATATACCATAACGTACTATACAAGGTGATCAAAAGTAGAAAAGTAGACACAAATAAAAGGAGTATACTCCATTTGTAAGCCTTTTCTTCAAACATataactaattttcaattttctgaaGGCAAGATGcgcatattttttcttttttggtgtTTTTTTAAGGATTTCGACATTGTCTTCCTTTCTAATATAAAAAGGCATTGAAGCCCTTTActaactttttatttttgcaCTAGTTATTGTATTAGTTATATGATTTTCCTTACATTTTATCCATCTTTCACAAAAGCGGACAGTTGCGCAGTTTTTTTGCGGAGGTTTCTTATCAGTGTGTCTGTGTTATTTCAGGCGCGTGCTTTTGAACCCAGATCGACCAAAAATAATGTAATTTGATTTCTTCCTCTCGTAGTCGTTCTATGTAGGCCAGTCTATACAGAAGCTGATCACGTTTTGGATAACTTTATCAACTTGATACTGGATGTTTAATTACATGTCAAGCACGAAACAATGCATATTGTTCTTATCAAAATGGGTCGGTGAATGTATATGAGGCCTAGACTTAGAAGGAAGCATTCGTCTTCCAAGATGGGGTGGTTTCATTTGCCAGTGGCCATAtttattttaggttcaatattttgttttacagcCAGTTTTGCTGAAGGTAAGCGAATTTTTcgatcaaaaatgtaaatagttttatcagtccataattcaatttttGCGGTTAACATAATTTTCAACTGACAAATTGCATGATCGTTCTCTGTATATAGACCCTTCCAGGAAAAGATGACTACATATTATAAAACCCGAACTAAACGTAActaaaagaattttttaaaCTATGCATGATGCCAACATGATAGAATGAATAGGAATATTTGTGGAGGCCACGATTTTTCCTGGAAAGGTCTTGGAAAAGTGTCATTTTTCATTACAGAAAAAATCATATGTTTTCctttattgatatttatttgttgCATTAAtcagacaaaaacaaaacaaatgaaaaaaactacTATAACGACGAACATCGGCTAATAACGGATGTatttaaggattatgaaagTTCAATTCGACcagcaaaatttcaaaaccaaTCGGTTGAAGTTCAGTTCTCGTTGGCTATGGTTAATCTAGTCAGAGTGGTGCGTAGATgacttgaattttttttcggtTAACATTGTTCGTTTCGAACGTAACTTCATCAATGTCTTACATTTTCTATCGCTTAGGACGAAGCACACAGTCAGTTATCCTTCCATACTTGGGTTCGAATGGTAAGTTACTTAAGACGTGACATCAGAATatcttgaattatttttctgaGCTGATAGGAGAAAATTTTGCGGAAATGCATATTCTAAAGCTATAAATTTTCATTACAcgtatttgattttcattttttcgtttCCAAAGTATCAGCAAGATATAAAATCTTTAAGTTGATTAAAACAGAATGTCAAGGGATTCAAATGTAAACTCATATGAAATAGCACTAGATTAAACCGTGAGGTTACACTTCCAAATTCCACACTTTACCTCCAGACCTGGATCGACGAAAGACTGGAATTTCTACCGagtaattacagtaatatcgAAACGATTCGAGTTCCTTCCGGTAAATTATGGAGACCGGATATACACCTCTACAACAGGTAAATATGGTATAGTTttaatcatggactctaaaacgaaaaagtttaagagTCCATGTTTTAATCGTATATCGTATATCTTTAATTATAAAATAAGTTCTTCCTTTGTTTCTCCTCACATACGAAATCTATATGACCGAGAGTATTGTTTTTTGTATGGTAAAAGTGTTTATTTGTTGTCGTTATCGAAAGCCGAACCAaggaatttcaaaaatcttgttttttttaaaagaattGTTAATGTTTTGTGTATTCATTTGCATCTATGTATTCTGAATTTTTCGTTTCAGTGCATGGGGCTGGGGATCTGTAACGAGTAAAACGTCTTACAGTTCCCTGTTGCACTACAGCGGTAGAGTCTCATTTATCCCGTCCCAGTACATAGCTGCATACTGCGAAATGAATCTGAAGAGATTCCCATACGACAGCCACACCTGCATGCTGACATTCGGTTCTTGGTCATACGATGGTAACTTGGTAAGATCCCATTTAATgtctaaaaatgaaattccgAGAtaaaagccgcgatcacacgagcgtttTTGGGCCAGGCCAATCGTTCACACGGGGGACAAATGGGCCCGTGCGTGTTTTTCTCGGCCGTAAATGTCGGACCGAAATTGCATCCATAAGtaactcacttcgctttgtcaGATCATTGTTTAGTATGGAATGAGTGGTTTGcatgtgaacgcgctctctctAATTatgcatgggccaaatttgaccaaatcgtctccgtgtgatcgcggctacaGCAATAATTATATTCGCATAGCCATGAGTTGTATCAACGACCGTCAGAAATCCGCACACTGGCATTCTCAGCAAAATTGTATCTTCATTCTTTTAGCTGGACTTAAAGTTACCCGGAGGTGTCAATAACATGGATTATTCCGACTATTCCGCTCATGACGAATGGAAAATAACTCACTCAAATGCTAAAAGAAATGTGAAGTACTATCCAAGTTCCAGCACGCCGTATCCAGACATCACCTTGAATATAACCTTGACCCGTGTCAGCGGACATTACGTCCATATTTTCGTAGCACCAGCGGCTGTTCTGTCGATCTTGATCCCGTTTGCTTTTCTCCTGTCGCCCGCTACAGGCGAGAAAACATATTTGTGTAAGTCGGCGGAATAAGGTTCTGCAACATatcaatcatcattattatctttatatgCCTTACGATAAATGCAGATATAACGACAGTTTGATAATACACtcattctttatttcaaattactaaTTCCTCTGTTCATAAATTCCAAAGGTCTTGGTCTAATC
It includes:
- the LOC141914864 gene encoding neuronal acetylcholine receptor subunit alpha-3-like; translation: MGWFHLPVAIFILGSIFCFTASFAEDKNKTNEKNYYNDEHRLITDVFKDYESSIRPAKFQNQSVEVQFSLAMVNLVRVDEAHSQLSFHTWVRMTWIDERLEFLPSNYSNIETIRVPSGKLWRPDIHLYNSAWGWGSVTSKTSYSSLLHYSGRVSFIPSQYIAAYCEMNLKRFPYDSHTCMLTFGSWSYDGNLLDLKLPGGVNNMDYSDYSAHDEWKITHSNAKRNVKYYPSSSTPYPDITLNITLTRVSGHYVHIFVAPAAVLSILIPFAFLLSPATGEKTYLCLGLIMAYTLLVVLLEDAFPSAQGSAPYLVQFYASCFTMTACVLILSQMLSFLWRARISKPPPAILDTLIIGCLGRLLFVERETYGGLEEPIVPSDDATDTAKIQPFQKPAAMMDWKLISTCLSRFGFIVFLAAVIVMDCVMLNYG